Proteins encoded in a region of the Dreissena polymorpha isolate Duluth1 chromosome 6, UMN_Dpol_1.0, whole genome shotgun sequence genome:
- the LOC127834200 gene encoding uncharacterized protein LOC127834200, producing the protein MYSDTYLDYTTVATDYAAVFSLETMVSANPNSSAISVESFITSGHSLEDISNGSLSDNTTTTILDKVKDPSSVSLSGTLTSNDSKLLAENVTARTVSVSPIEQAETNITDETSGTTTGVIDITSDVQSTKIPVQQTISPKKSPSALAPIETFESSAKFHTFNFTDVLKDNSSEEFNKMETEFCNAIKDMFTDRDSTGTTRIHECEGIEFIFTRRSK; encoded by the exons ATGTATTCAGACACGTATCTCGATTATACGACCGTAGCAACGGATTATGCTGCAGTGTTTTCGTTGGAAACCATGGTTTCCGCAAATCCAAATAGCAGTGCAATATCGGTTGAATCGTTCATCACCTCGGGTCATTCACTGGAAGATATAAGCAACGGTTCACTGAGCGACAACACGACCACAACGATACTTGATAAGGTCAAAGACCCGTCAAGTGTGTCTCTAAGCGGCACATTGACATCAAATGATAGTAAACTGCTAGCAGAAAATGTTACAGCTCGTACGGTCTCTGTTTCTCCTATAGAGCAAGCCGAAACAAATATTACTGACGAAACTTCTGGTACAACAACCGGAGTTATTGACATAACATCCGATGTTCAATCAACCAAAATCCCTGTTCAGCAAACGATATCTCCGAAGAAATCACCGAGTGCCCTTGCTCCTATCG AAACTTTCGAGTCCAGCGCTAAGTTCCACACATTCAATTTTACTGATGTACTAAAAGATAACAGTAGCGAAGAGTTCAACAAGATGGAAACAGAGTTCTGCAATGCA ATCAAAGACATGTTCACTGATCGTGATTCCACCGGTACGACTCGAATTCATGAATGTGAGGGCATCGAATTTAT ATTCACCCGTCGCAGCAAATGA